The following nucleotide sequence is from Acaryochloris thomasi RCC1774.
GGGCATCTACCAACAAAATCTTCCAATGCCTGCAATTGTAATACAGCGTTGAGGCTCAACAACTCGCTTGATAACATCTTGGCTTTCACTCGAACTCTGCTCAGCCTGATCAAGCTGAGGCTGAGCTTGAACTTTCTCTGCCATCAGAATTGGGCCAGAAGCAGCAGAGAAGGTCATGGCACTGATCGCTAGGGCCAAGGAGAATTTAGTTTTCATGATGCTTATGAATCCTTAAGTGAATCTACTGAATTCGAACAGATTTAAGTCACTCAAAATTGTTCTGAAAATGAATTCAGAATTTATCCCCCAAGAGTTCCCCCATGTGCTAGACCAGCTAGCACTGAACGTCATGCGTAAAACTACGCAAAATGTCAGATAACTAGTTGGAATTGTATAGTAAAAAGACTAATGTGGCATCCCCCAAACAGGTGAGATGAGATTAGTATGACCATACGTCAAAGTGCCACGTCATTGCTTAGCCTTGAGAAATGTACAAGTTTCCCACTATTGGAAGTATTTTGACGGCGATTCTTCTATCAGGCTTTGTTGACATCCCTGTCTTTCAAGCTACGGCCTCTAGGTAGTGAAAGACAGAAGATATTGCTCTATGCGTGTGCTTGCCGCTGGAGTTGCCCTGATGTGTGGACTACGATCCAACTATAATAATCTTTGTCCTATCTCATTAAGAGTCTGCAGCCGTGACCGTTTCTCCCGTCTCCCCTGCCGCAACATCAAATCCAACTCAACTTCCTGATGCGCTGGGTCGATTTGGTGTATTCGGAGGCAAGTATGTTCCTGAAACCTTGATGCCTGCCCTCAGTGAGCTAGAAGAGGCGTTTGAGAAATATCGAGATGATTCTGGCTTTCAAGAGCAGCTCAACGGTCTCCTGAGAGATTATGTCGGACGGGCCAATCCGCTGTACTTCGCAGAACGTCTGACGGCTCACTATGCACGTCCCGACGGCACAGGACCACAAATTTATCTCAAGCGTGAGGATCTCAATCATACGGGTGCTCACAAGATCAACAACGCTCTGGCGCAGGTATTGCTAGCGCAACGAATGGGCAAGCAGCGCATTATTGCAGAAACAGGTGCAGGCCAACATGGCGTCGCCACCGCCACTGTCTGTGCTCGATTTGGCTTACAGTGTGTCATCTACATGGGTGTTCAAGACATGGAGCGTCAATCGCTCAACGTGTTTCGGATGCGTTTGCTAGGAGCAAAGGTCCAACCAGTAGAGGCCGGCACCGGAACGCTCAAGGATGCCACGTCAGAGGCAATTCGTGACTGGGTGACTAACGTTGAGACCACACACTACATTTTGGGTTCCGTTGCGGGTCCACACCCCTATCCGATGATGGTCCGCGATTTTCATGCGGTCATTGGTCGAGAAACACGGCAGCAGTGCCAAGAGCACTGGGGTGGATTGCCCGATATCTTGCTGGCCTGCGTCGGTGGTGGCTCCAATGCAATGGGTCTGTTCCATGAGTTTGTTAAGGACTCTTCAATCCGCATCATTGGCGTCGAGGCTGCCGGTGAAGGTATTGGCAGCGGACATCATGCCGCGACTCTCACTCAGGGACAGATTGGTGTTCTGCATGGTGCAATGAGCTATTTACTGCAGGATGATGACGGTCAAGTAGAGGAAGCGCATTCGATTAGTGCCGGGCTAGATTATCCGGGTGTCGGACCGGAGCACAGCTTTTTGAAAGATAGCGGTCGTGCAGAGTATTTCAGCGTCACCGATGCTGAGGCGATTGCAGCCTTTCAGCGCCTCTCTGAACTAGAGGGGATTATTCCGGCCCTAGAGACCAGTCATGCGATCGCATATCTTGAAACCCTCTGTCCACAGCTAACAGGCAGCCCGCGCATCGTGATCAACTGTTCAGGCCGGGGGGATAAAGATGTACAAACCGTGGCCAAATTTCTGGAACATCTCCAGAGCGACACCTAAGATTTAGGCATCACTCGTTTTGCAACGCTTGCAGCAGCCTAATCGATACCATCTATTACTTCTCTTGGCATCGATTGTGTTAGGGCTGGGGCTGCGGCTGATAAACCTAACCGATAAATGCCTCTGGACTGATGAGCTGGCAACCTTAGTTTTCAGCCTCGGGCACAGCTTTTTAAGTATTCCTCTCGATCAGATCATCACATCTGAGACCCTTCTGCAGCCGTTGGTCCCAGATCCTCAGCTCAACCTCGGAGGCGTCGTTGAGCATTTACTAGGGGAAAGCAACCATCCGCCCCTCTATTTTTGGCTCACGCATCTGTGGCTGCAGATGTTCCCGACCCCAGACGGCCTCGTTTCTTTGTGGGGAGCGCGATCTCTCTCGGCCCTATTCGGCACTGCGGCGATTCCGGCCATCTTTTGCCTAGGCTATCTTGCCTTCCGCTCGCTCTGGATTGCCCAGTTAGCAGCGCTATTAATGGCGACCTCTCCCCTCGCCATTTATCTGGCTCAAGAAGCGCGTCATTACACGCTCCCGATTTTGTGGGTGATCGCTTCCCTCGCCTGTTTGATAATCGCCACCCGTGCCCTAGCCGAACGCCGTCCCTTACCCTTGTGGGTGATGCTGGTCTGGATTGTAGTCAATGGATTGGGAACAGCATCACACTATTTCTTTAGCCTGACCCTCTGCGCTGAGGGGATTGTTTTGCTCGGTTTAGCAGGTCGACAGATCCAGCAGCAGGCCCTCTCTACAGACAAAACTCTCAAAGCAAACCGTTCTTTCTGGCAAAAGCATCCACTTCGATCAACGTGGCTGCGAATTGGAGTAGTGGGCGCAGGGACGTTGGCAAGCTTGGTGGTCTGGCTTCCTTTTCTGCAGGGCGTTCAGGATAGCGAGATCACGCAGTGGATCCATCGGGGCAATCGCGTCGGACTAGAATGGCTCGATCCGGTTTTGCAAATCCTGGCGGGGGCGAGCACGATGCTCTACATGCTGCCCATCCAGGCGAGCAATGCGCCCCTCAGCGTGGTGTCGTTTGTGGCGCTGGTGTTGCTAGCGATTTGGACGGGCTTCAAAATTAATCAGGGACTGCGGATTTCTAGCGCCAATGGCTATGCGGTCTGGATTCTAGGTGGGTTTGTTGTCGGTGCGATCGCAACTTTTTTAATCATCACCTATGGCTTCGAGCGGGAGGTGACCAGTGCCCCGCGCTATCATTTCGTCTTCTTCCCTGCGGTCATACTGCTGATTGCCGCTGCATTGGTCCAGCAGTGGTCGCCTTCTCGAGCTGTTTTGAAACAGACGGCCATTATTATTGTCAGCCTCAGTCTACTGGGCGCAATCACCGTCGTCAGCAACCTCGGCTATCAAAAAACCCATCGTCCCGACATCGTCGCTCAAGCCATTCGAGAAGGCCCCTCCCAACAAAGCCTGATTGTCATCGCCCATTCAACCCACGGCCAAACAGGACGAATGATGGCCCTTGCCTGGGACTTTAAACACCGTCCCCTCCAGCCTGCGCCACTTTTTTTAATGGCCCACATCATCGACAAGCCAGAATCAGTCCTCATTCCCCTTCAGCATTCGCTGGAACAGATATCAACCCCCATCACACTTTGGCTGCTTGAGTTCAAGGGAGTTCCCGAAGACGCACTGCAGGCAACGCTCGCTGCCCATCACTGCCAGCCTCAGCCTCAAGTCAAATCAGCCACAGACGGCTATCGATATCGCATGCATAGATGTAGAGGTGATCAGTGATAGCTCAATCAGGGGCAGGCTAGGTAAAAGCCAACATCCTGGGCATCATCTGTTAAGCTTTATTAAAAATCAAGACGATTTACTTGTTTTTTACGTTTATGCCGCATTAGTGGAGATCAAATGATGGCTCATGCTCAACGGTAGCTCGTGCAGGGTCAGTCCAGAGCGAGTTAACCCTGGCAGGTTCTAGCGGTATTTTTCGGTTGTTGATGATGAGGTTATGTGTTCATGGTTAGTGCCACTCGGCCCACTCCACTCCACACAGTCGATAGTCATTTGTCTGCGACGGATCAAGCTTCGCTACTTAATGGTGAGATCTTGATGCAGACGCGTTCCCATAGCCTGATCGGTGCAGGGGTGACGGCTCGAATGTTCTTGCCCACGCCCCGACCACAGGCCTGGACACAGCTCACACACTACCCTAGCTGGACTCAATTCTTTCCTGACATCAACCGCAGCGAAGTTCTGTCAACGGTTGACCGCTCGTCCTCGGTTGAGCATCGACTTCACCAGACGGCTCGGAAGGACTTTTTCCTGCTGGCGGTGCAGGTTGAAATTTATATGAAGGTTACTGAAACCCAGGATCAGCGACTTCGCTTTCAGTTCGAACGGGGAAGCTTTAGTGATTTCTCAGCCGATTTGACGCTCCAGGACTACGGCCCCGGAACAATCTTGACCTACTCAGTAGAAGCTACACCTCTGATTCCGGTCCCGAGTCTTTTCATTCAAGAGGCCATTCGTCACGATTTGCCCAGCAACATGCGGCAGATGCGCCAGGTAATCTGTGCCGCAGGCTAATGTATTTTTGTCCTAGCCAGTATGTTTACTCACTCGGCAGGTTAAATTCTGTAAAACCTACGAAAATTTGCTTTCCTGGTCTCGCTCAGGATCCCTAGAATGAGAGGGACTATCGCAACGGTTAGATTTGCGAATCGCTCGGGATTTCTATATGACTACTGGAACTGCTTCATCGACAACAGCCGAAGATTATGTTGTGGTCGGTCTTGCGACTTGCTTCATCAAGACCGAAGGCAAATTAGAATCGGTCAAAATCATTGAACCGATTCCCTCGGCGGCTCTAGAGGCAATTCTGAAGGGTATTCCCACCTCCTATGAGATGGCGCTGGGAACAACCTACGGGGCCGTTTTGCAGGGGGATACACCGCAGCAGCCCACACAGTTTCCGGCGGGAACTCAGTTCTGCGATGAGTTTGTCGAGCGACTGCAGGCCACGGCCCGCAGCTACGCCACTCGGCCAGTGGCAACAAAGCATATTCCCGTTGGCGAGGTTAAGTCCGACTTCAACTTTTCCACAGAGCGAAAGCGCACGCTGAATTCAGAGCGAATTGTCAGCGCCGAAGATAACGTTAAGCAGCACTCCCATACCCATAAAGTGCTTTAAGCTAGCGTACGCTCCTCTCTGACAATCCACGATTGAGTTTATGTCTGCAATGTTTTTCTACCTGTGGCAAATGCTGCATCAGTGTTGGCAGGCGCTTCAGGTGCCGATGTGCTTCATCAGTGCCTGGGGATTGATCCTCTTAATGGGCTGGCGTCTAACGTTGGCAGTGCGTACCGGGGTTTCGGTCTCTACCCGCCTGCATCAAATTCCCTGCGCAGACTGTCAGTTTTTTACAGGCGATTACCGTTTGAAGTGCACGGTGCATCCTGACACCGCCCTCTCAGAACGAGCTATTGACTGTAGAGACTTTGAGGTTCATCCGGCCAGCAACTATTGAGCGCCAGCATGAATAGGGAACTGTCTCGGGGGCAGCATCTTCAAGAATGTTATTACCCCTTCATGACAGTCAGGAGATAGCGCCATGCTCACCCCCATACTGGGCTTCCTGCTTGGGAGCAGCGCGGCCACAGGGCAAGTTGCTGATGTTTGCGCCTGGACCCAGGAGGGATCGTGGGCCGACTATCAACCCGGGACGCTGCAGAAAATTGAACAGGAACTGGCGCCACCCAAGCCAGAGGGCGTTGGACAAACGCCTACAGGGCTACCGGTTAAAGTGACGGTGAACTATAGTGGCGAGTCTCGTCCGGTTTCTGAGGTGAATCGAGATGCGATCGCAACCTTCGCCCAAGCCAAACAGCCCCCTTCCCAGCCCAACATCACCGAGCTATTCACAAAAGAATTTCGATTCACCGAAGCGGGCAAGGACTACTGGCTACCGCTGCAAAAGCAAATGATCCCTTTTCTGAATAAAGAACTCTCTAAAGGCGATTCGGTGCAGCTATTGGCGCTATGGATCGGCTACGCCCACCCCCAAGGCGAAGTCAATCACACCTTTTTAGTCAACGAATTTTGCAAGCTCTAGCCGTTCCTCTCCCGCTGCTTTGGCGACGCCAAAAGCAAGTAGACTGAGTACTTAAAGAGAAGCTAAGGGGCCAATTGTCCGTGAATTTTCAGTCCGTTATTGCCAAGCTACACGAATTTTGGGGCGATCGCGGCTGTCTGATTGTCCAGCCCTACGATGTCGAGAAGGGAGCCGGAACTAAAAGTCCCCACACATTTTTGCGCGCCCTTGGCCCTGAACCCTGGTCCGTGGCCTATGTCGAACCCTGTCGGCGACCTGCAGATGGCCGCTATGGTGAGAACCCGAATCGCTACCAGTACTACTACCAGTATCAGGTGCTGGTGAAGCCCTCCCCTGACGACATTCAAGATATCTACCTTGATTCGCTCAGAGCCTTAGGCATTCGCCCCGAAGATCACGACATTCGCTTCGTCGAAGACAACTGGGAAGATGCAGCGGTGGGCGCCTGGGGCGTTGGCTGGGAAGTTTGGCTCGACGGCATGGAAGTGACTCAGTTCACATACTTTCAGCAGTGCGGTGGATTAGACTGCCGCCCGGTCTCTATTGAGCTAACCTATGGCCTAGAGCGGCTGACGATGTATCTGCAGGAAGTAGATGCGATCGCAAAAATTGACTGGAACGGTACTCTCACCTACGGCGATGTACACCTGCAGGGCGAAATTGAGCAGTCCACTTACAACTTCGAGGCTTCCAACCCTGAGCTTCTGTTTCAATTGTTTAGTCTCTACGAGCAAGAAGCCAATCAGCTCTTTGAACGTGAACTCGTTCTCCCGGCCCTTGACTACGTCCTCAAGTGCTCCCACACCTTCAATTTGTTAGATGCTCGGGGCGTGATTTCAGTTACTGAACGGACCCGCTATATCGCCCGAATTCGTCAACTGGCACGTCAGGTCGCTCAGCTTTATGTACAGCAGCGCGAAGCCCTTGGTTTTCCACTGCTTGGAAAGGCCGTAGCTGCCCCGGTAGGAGGTAAACCATGAGCTTAGGAAAGTGGCTGGGCCTCGTTGTCCTGCTGGTCTCTCTCTATATTCTTTGGCAGATTCGCCAAGTCCTGCTGCTCTTTTTTACCGCCGTCATCTTGGCCTCAGCCCTTAATAGCTTCGTTCTTTACTTAGGCAAGCAGGGCCTCAAACGGAGCTGGGCGGTGGCACTCACCATTGTGCTGGCGCTGGGGGTAACCTTCCTCTTTTGCCTGCTGGTGATCCCTCCCTTTATCTCTGAGTCACAGCAGTTTTCTGAGTTGGGACCTCAAAGCATGGACCGCATTGACCAGTGGACT
It contains:
- the trpB gene encoding tryptophan synthase subunit beta: MTVSPVSPAATSNPTQLPDALGRFGVFGGKYVPETLMPALSELEEAFEKYRDDSGFQEQLNGLLRDYVGRANPLYFAERLTAHYARPDGTGPQIYLKREDLNHTGAHKINNALAQVLLAQRMGKQRIIAETGAGQHGVATATVCARFGLQCVIYMGVQDMERQSLNVFRMRLLGAKVQPVEAGTGTLKDATSEAIRDWVTNVETTHYILGSVAGPHPYPMMVRDFHAVIGRETRQQCQEHWGGLPDILLACVGGGSNAMGLFHEFVKDSSIRIIGVEAAGEGIGSGHHAATLTQGQIGVLHGAMSYLLQDDDGQVEEAHSISAGLDYPGVGPEHSFLKDSGRAEYFSVTDAEAIAAFQRLSELEGIIPALETSHAIAYLETLCPQLTGSPRIVINCSGRGDKDVQTVAKFLEHLQSDT
- a CDS encoding glycosyltransferase family 39 protein yields the protein MQRLQQPNRYHLLLLLASIVLGLGLRLINLTDKCLWTDELATLVFSLGHSFLSIPLDQIITSETLLQPLVPDPQLNLGGVVEHLLGESNHPPLYFWLTHLWLQMFPTPDGLVSLWGARSLSALFGTAAIPAIFCLGYLAFRSLWIAQLAALLMATSPLAIYLAQEARHYTLPILWVIASLACLIIATRALAERRPLPLWVMLVWIVVNGLGTASHYFFSLTLCAEGIVLLGLAGRQIQQQALSTDKTLKANRSFWQKHPLRSTWLRIGVVGAGTLASLVVWLPFLQGVQDSEITQWIHRGNRVGLEWLDPVLQILAGASTMLYMLPIQASNAPLSVVSFVALVLLAIWTGFKINQGLRISSANGYAVWILGGFVVGAIATFLIITYGFEREVTSAPRYHFVFFPAVILLIAAALVQQWSPSRAVLKQTAIIIVSLSLLGAITVVSNLGYQKTHRPDIVAQAIREGPSQQSLIVIAHSTHGQTGRMMALAWDFKHRPLQPAPLFLMAHIIDKPESVLIPLQHSLEQISTPITLWLLEFKGVPEDALQATLAAHHCQPQPQVKSATDGYRYRMHRCRGDQ
- a CDS encoding SRPBCC family protein codes for the protein MVSATRPTPLHTVDSHLSATDQASLLNGEILMQTRSHSLIGAGVTARMFLPTPRPQAWTQLTHYPSWTQFFPDINRSEVLSTVDRSSSVEHRLHQTARKDFFLLAVQVEIYMKVTETQDQRLRFQFERGSFSDFSADLTLQDYGPGTILTYSVEATPLIPVPSLFIQEAIRHDLPSNMRQMRQVICAAG
- the glyQ gene encoding glycine--tRNA ligase subunit alpha, producing the protein MNFQSVIAKLHEFWGDRGCLIVQPYDVEKGAGTKSPHTFLRALGPEPWSVAYVEPCRRPADGRYGENPNRYQYYYQYQVLVKPSPDDIQDIYLDSLRALGIRPEDHDIRFVEDNWEDAAVGAWGVGWEVWLDGMEVTQFTYFQQCGGLDCRPVSIELTYGLERLTMYLQEVDAIAKIDWNGTLTYGDVHLQGEIEQSTYNFEASNPELLFQLFSLYEQEANQLFERELVLPALDYVLKCSHTFNLLDARGVISVTERTRYIARIRQLARQVAQLYVQQREALGFPLLGKAVAAPVGGKP